The following coding sequences are from one Oscillospiraceae bacterium window:
- a CDS encoding NUDIX domain-containing protein produces MSELRDRDGLTEKEFLAAYKEKNYPKPSLTADILIFKKNGDITKLLLIKRGGHPFLGKWALPGGFVNPDESADAAAARELEEETHIKAAGLKQLGLYSKPGRDPRTWVVTEAYIAYISDSAPDADYVAVADDDADAARWFDISCEASEKKTELLLRSDNLKLIIRINGDDVTSEELAFDHSRIIWDGYRQIWERIQTEEPIKNPFI; encoded by the coding sequence ATGAGCGAATTACGGGATAGAGACGGTCTGACTGAAAAAGAATTTCTTGCCGCCTATAAAGAAAAAAACTATCCGAAGCCTTCTCTGACTGCGGATATTCTCATATTCAAGAAAAACGGCGACATTACGAAGCTGCTGCTGATTAAACGCGGAGGTCATCCGTTTCTCGGAAAATGGGCTCTGCCTGGCGGCTTTGTTAATCCGGATGAAAGCGCCGACGCGGCGGCGGCGCGTGAGCTGGAGGAAGAAACGCATATCAAGGCAGCCGGTCTGAAACAGCTCGGACTATACAGCAAGCCCGGACGCGATCCGCGTACTTGGGTCGTGACAGAGGCGTATATCGCATATATATCAGATTCGGCGCCGGATGCTGATTATGTCGCGGTTGCGGATGACGACGCGGACGCGGCAAGATGGTTTGACATAAGCTGCGAAGCCTCTGAGAAAAAGACGGAGCTTTTATTGCGATCGGACAATCTGAAGCTGATCATCAGAATCAACGGCGACGACGTGACAAGCGAGGAATTGGCATTCGACCACAGCCGTATTATATGGGACGGATACAGACAGATTTGGGAAAGAATACAGACGGAAGAACCAATAAAAAATCCGTTTATATGA
- the gltA gene encoding NADPH-dependent glutamate synthase: protein MPNMSLKKNPMPAQDPAVRNKNFNEVALGYTKEQAVDEAKRCLNCKNKPCVSGCPVRIYIPEFIAKVAEGKFEEAYKIISESSALPAVCGRVCPQETQCEEKCVRGIKGEPVAIGRLERFVADLHNKISTEKAVRPIQNGHKVAVIGSGPSGLTCAGELAKKGYQVTVFEALHLAGGVLVYGIPEFRLPKAIVQKEIDGLKELGVEIKTNIVIGKTISIDELMNEYGYEAIFIGSGAGLPKFMGIKGENLNGVYSANEFLTRVNLMKAYKPEGDTPIHTGKRVVVVGGGNVAMDAARCAKRLGADVKIVYRRTEKELPARREEVEHAMEEGIEFKFLTNPVEVLGADSWVVGIRCQKMTMGEPDESGRRRPEPLNGSEYDLDTDCVIMALGTSPNPLIKSTTEGLKTQKWGGIISDETTGLTSRVGIYAGGDAVTGAATVILAMGAGKNAAAAIDKYLMKA from the coding sequence ATGCCGAATATGTCACTTAAAAAGAATCCGATGCCCGCTCAGGATCCGGCTGTCCGGAACAAGAATTTCAATGAGGTCGCGCTCGGATATACAAAAGAGCAGGCTGTCGACGAGGCAAAACGCTGTTTGAATTGTAAAAACAAGCCCTGCGTTTCCGGCTGTCCTGTCAGAATATATATTCCCGAATTTATTGCCAAGGTAGCGGAAGGAAAATTTGAAGAAGCCTATAAAATTATCAGCGAATCATCCGCCCTCCCGGCGGTATGCGGCCGCGTTTGTCCTCAGGAAACCCAATGCGAAGAAAAATGCGTGCGCGGTATCAAGGGCGAGCCTGTCGCGATAGGCCGGCTTGAACGCTTTGTCGCCGATCTTCACAACAAAATCAGCACGGAGAAAGCCGTCCGTCCCATACAAAACGGCCATAAGGTGGCTGTCATCGGTTCGGGCCCGTCTGGGCTTACCTGCGCGGGAGAGCTTGCAAAAAAGGGCTATCAGGTGACGGTTTTTGAAGCTCTGCATCTTGCCGGAGGCGTTCTTGTCTACGGCATCCCTGAATTCCGTCTGCCGAAGGCGATCGTGCAAAAGGAAATCGACGGACTTAAAGAACTCGGCGTAGAAATAAAAACGAACATAGTTATCGGTAAAACAATTTCCATAGATGAGCTTATGAATGAATACGGCTATGAAGCGATTTTTATCGGTTCAGGAGCTGGGCTTCCGAAATTCATGGGCATCAAGGGAGAAAATTTGAACGGCGTTTATTCCGCGAATGAATTTCTTACCCGCGTTAATCTTATGAAGGCATATAAGCCCGAAGGCGACACACCGATCCATACAGGGAAACGCGTTGTCGTCGTCGGCGGAGGAAATGTCGCAATGGATGCGGCAAGGTGCGCAAAACGCCTGGGCGCTGACGTTAAGATCGTATACCGCCGTACCGAAAAAGAGCTGCCCGCAAGGCGTGAAGAAGTGGAACACGCAATGGAGGAAGGAATTGAGTTTAAATTTCTGACCAATCCTGTCGAGGTTTTGGGCGCCGACAGCTGGGTGGTTGGTATCAGATGTCAGAAAATGACTATGGGAGAGCCGGATGAATCCGGGCGCAGAAGGCCAGAGCCGCTCAATGGCAGCGAGTATGACCTTGATACAGATTGTGTCATCATGGCACTCGGCACCTCTCCGAACCCATTGATAAAATCCACCACCGAAGGACTTAAAACACAAAAATGGGGCGGGATCATCTCCGATGAAACAACGGGGCTTACTTCTCGTGTGGGCATATACGCGGGAGGAGACGCGGTCACCGGCGCGGCAACCGTTATTCTTGCAATGGGGGCAGGCAAAAACGCCGCCGCGGCCATTGACAAATATTTGATGAAAGCTTAA
- a CDS encoding sulfide/dihydroorotate dehydrogenase-like FAD/NAD-binding protein, producing MFEILKKQALNPSVTLMEISAPMVAKKAEPGQFIILRTDAEGERIPLTIADYDREKGTVTIIYQIVGSTTEKLNHMNQGDCLKDFVGPLGKATHTEGLRKVAVVGGGVGCAIAFPVAKKLHGLGCEVHSIIGFRSKEQVILEKEFEANSTLVKKMSDDGSWGEKGLVTDALKALIESGEKYDEVITIGPLIMMKFVCALTKQFGIKTVASMNPIMVDGTGMCGGCRLTVGGKTVFACVDGPEFDGHEIDFDEAMRRGGMYKPFERVKREETCNLFKAEVK from the coding sequence ATGTTTGAAATACTTAAAAAACAAGCGCTTAATCCGTCGGTCACTCTTATGGAAATTTCCGCGCCGATGGTTGCAAAAAAAGCGGAACCGGGTCAGTTTATAATTCTGAGAACCGATGCCGAAGGAGAACGGATTCCGCTTACAATAGCCGATTATGATCGCGAAAAGGGAACAGTGACGATTATTTATCAGATAGTCGGATCGACGACCGAAAAGCTCAATCATATGAATCAGGGCGACTGTCTGAAGGATTTTGTCGGGCCGTTGGGCAAAGCGACCCATACCGAGGGGCTGAGGAAGGTTGCCGTGGTAGGCGGCGGAGTGGGATGCGCTATTGCGTTTCCAGTCGCAAAAAAGCTGCACGGACTGGGCTGTGAGGTGCATTCAATTATCGGTTTCCGTTCCAAAGAGCAAGTTATTCTTGAAAAGGAATTTGAAGCGAACAGCACTCTCGTAAAGAAAATGAGCGACGACGGCTCCTGGGGAGAAAAAGGGCTTGTTACGGACGCGCTGAAGGCTCTTATCGAGTCCGGCGAGAAGTATGATGAGGTAATAACCATCGGGCCGCTGATCATGATGAAATTTGTATGCGCTCTGACGAAACAGTTTGGAATAAAGACTGTCGCATCAATGAATCCGATTATGGTAGACGGCACCGGGATGTGCGGCGGCTGCCGCCTGACCGTAGGCGGTAAGACGGTTTTCGCCTGCGTTGACGGACCTGAATTTGACGGTCATGAAATTGATTTTGACGAAGCCATGAGGCGAGGCGGCATGTATAAGCCGTTTGAAAGGGTAAAGCGAGAAGAGACATGCAATCTCTTTAAAGCGGAGGTAAAGTAA
- a CDS encoding iron-containing alcohol dehydrogenase encodes MARFTLPRDLYYGKGAIDALKKFDGKKAMICVGGGSMKKFGFLDKAVGYLKEAGMEVEVFEGIEPDPSVETVMRGADAMLKFQPDWIIAMGGGSPIDAAKAMWIKYEYPEITFEEMCRVFGIPSLRHKARLCAISSTSGTATEVTAFSIITDYNKGIKYPIADYEITPDVAIVDPDLAETMPQKLVAHTGMDAMTHSIEAYVSTANSDYTDPLALHSIKMIQNDLVKSYNGDMACRDSMHNAQCLAGMAFSNALLGIVHSMAHKTGAAFADFGAHIIHGAANAMYLPKVIAFNAKNTTAAKRYADIADFMNLGGGSVDEKVRLLIEYLRKMNDELRIPHCIKSYGKDSYPCEQGFVPENVFLERVHTIAVNALGDACTGSNPRQPSVEEMEELLKCCYYDTEVKF; translated from the coding sequence ATGGCAAGATTTACTTTACCGAGAGACCTTTATTATGGGAAAGGCGCTATTGATGCCCTTAAGAAATTTGATGGCAAAAAAGCAATGATATGTGTCGGCGGCGGATCAATGAAGAAGTTCGGATTTCTTGATAAAGCCGTCGGATATCTGAAAGAAGCCGGCATGGAAGTCGAGGTTTTCGAAGGCATTGAGCCCGACCCGTCCGTTGAAACCGTTATGCGCGGCGCGGATGCCATGCTTAAGTTTCAGCCAGACTGGATCATCGCGATGGGCGGAGGCTCTCCGATTGATGCGGCCAAGGCAATGTGGATAAAATACGAATATCCGGAAATTACATTTGAAGAGATGTGCAGGGTGTTCGGCATTCCTTCCCTCCGTCATAAGGCCCGTCTTTGCGCAATATCGTCTACCTCAGGCACAGCAACCGAGGTGACGGCGTTTTCTATAATCACCGATTATAATAAAGGCATCAAATACCCGATTGCAGATTATGAAATTACCCCGGATGTCGCTATCGTAGATCCCGATCTGGCGGAAACCATGCCGCAGAAGCTTGTCGCTCATACGGGCATGGACGCTATGACCCATTCGATTGAAGCATACGTTTCTACAGCGAACAGCGATTATACGGATCCGCTTGCGCTTCATTCCATCAAGATGATACAGAACGATCTCGTGAAATCCTATAACGGCGACATGGCCTGCCGCGATAGTATGCACAATGCACAGTGCTTGGCGGGTATGGCGTTTTCAAACGCGCTCCTCGGTATAGTTCATTCCATGGCTCATAAAACCGGCGCTGCCTTTGCGGACTTCGGCGCGCATATCATCCATGGCGCCGCAAACGCGATGTACCTTCCGAAGGTTATCGCTTTCAACGCGAAAAACACAACTGCGGCAAAGCGTTATGCGGATATCGCGGATTTTATGAATCTCGGCGGAGGCTCTGTTGATGAAAAGGTCAGGCTTCTTATCGAATATCTTAGAAAAATGAATGACGAGCTGCGTATACCGCACTGTATAAAAAGCTACGGCAAAGACAGTTATCCGTGCGAACAGGGCTTTGTTCCGGAGAATGTTTTCCTTGAGAGAGTTCACACTATAGCGGTAAACGCGCTCGGCGATGCCTGCACAGGCTCAAATCCACGTCAGCCCTCAGTGGAAGAAATGGAAGAACTGCTTAAGTGCTGCTATTACGATACGGAAGTTAAATTTTAA
- a CDS encoding LysR family transcriptional regulator, with protein MNTLHFKYAVEVEKTGSISQAAENLFMAQPNLSKAIKELEDTLGIVIFERTSKGVTATEQGKEFLEYAKRILVQLDKMESIYISKEEREKQQALKVSIPRGSYISAAFADFVAELDMKQCIDITIQETNSIQTITNVSDNGYSLGIIRYQTLYENYFMDYLKEKSLSSETIWHFSCLVLMSAEHPLAKNEILDVKKLKEKYIEIVHGDNVVPYLPAPEIKQNAFTNDYLHKKIYLYERGSQLELLTKVKNTFMLVSPIPKKLLERYNLVQRKCEIVNNSFKDVLIYPIGYKLKPADRMFLNKLYEVKNDVAFIEYK; from the coding sequence ATGAATACGCTGCATTTCAAGTATGCGGTCGAGGTGGAGAAAACCGGGTCTATTTCACAGGCCGCCGAAAACCTTTTTATGGCACAGCCGAATCTCAGCAAAGCAATAAAAGAGCTTGAGGATACGCTCGGAATTGTTATTTTTGAACGCACCTCAAAAGGCGTTACGGCTACCGAGCAGGGTAAAGAATTCCTTGAATACGCAAAACGTATTCTCGTACAGCTTGATAAAATGGAATCGATTTATATTTCCAAAGAGGAGCGGGAAAAGCAGCAGGCGCTCAAGGTGTCGATCCCCCGAGGCAGTTATATCTCCGCGGCATTTGCGGATTTTGTCGCCGAACTTGATATGAAACAGTGCATCGATATCACGATCCAGGAAACCAATTCAATACAGACGATTACAAACGTTTCCGACAACGGCTACAGCCTTGGTATAATAAGATATCAGACCTTATATGAAAACTATTTCATGGATTATCTGAAAGAAAAGTCGCTTTCAAGCGAAACAATATGGCATTTCTCATGCCTTGTGCTGATGTCGGCCGAGCATCCGCTGGCTAAAAATGAAATTCTTGATGTCAAGAAGCTCAAAGAAAAATACATTGAGATCGTGCATGGAGACAATGTCGTTCCGTATCTGCCGGCTCCGGAAATAAAACAGAACGCATTTACAAATGATTATCTGCATAAGAAAATATACCTTTATGAACGCGGAAGCCAGCTGGAGCTGCTCACCAAGGTAAAAAACACCTTTATGCTTGTTTCTCCCATACCCAAAAAACTGCTTGAACGTTATAATCTGGTTCAACGGAAATGTGAAATTGTCAACAACAGCTTTAAAGACGTGCTTATATATCCCATCGGATACAAGTTGAAACCCGCAGACAGGATGTTTCTCAATAAGCTTTATGAGGTCAAGAACGATGTCGCTTTTATTGAATATAAATAA
- a CDS encoding redox-sensing transcriptional repressor Rex, which yields MNAENYLTVQALQRMPYYLQYLRKAKENGANVISATLIANELKLNDVLVRKDIAAVCTAKGKPKSGFPVNELIKNIEDYLGYNCTMDTVLVGVGSLGKALLGNDEFEKYGLNIVAAFDIDEALINQIIYGKKVFPLDKLPDLCEKMHIHIGIIAVPAEFAQDVADRLVHSGVKAIWNFALVKLNVPEEILVQNENLAASLATLSRHLRNKMDEQK from the coding sequence ATGAATGCCGAGAACTATTTGACAGTACAGGCATTACAGAGAATGCCATACTATCTTCAATATCTGCGCAAGGCGAAAGAAAACGGAGCAAACGTTATTTCCGCGACCTTGATAGCAAACGAACTTAAATTAAACGACGTACTTGTACGCAAGGACATTGCGGCAGTCTGTACAGCAAAAGGAAAGCCCAAATCGGGATTTCCGGTTAATGAACTTATAAAGAATATTGAGGATTATCTGGGATATAACTGTACTATGGACACTGTTCTGGTGGGTGTCGGTTCGCTTGGCAAAGCGCTTTTGGGCAACGATGAATTTGAAAAATACGGGCTGAACATCGTTGCCGCGTTTGATATTGACGAGGCGCTTATAAATCAGATAATATACGGGAAAAAAGTATTTCCGTTGGATAAGCTCCCGGATCTCTGTGAAAAAATGCACATTCATATCGGCATAATTGCCGTTCCTGCCGAGTTTGCCCAGGATGTCGCCGATCGTCTTGTTCACAGCGGTGTAAAAGCAATATGGAATTTTGCTTTGGTAAAGCTGAATGTTCCGGAGGAAATTCTTGTCCAGAATGAAAACCTCGCCGCGTCTCTCGCAACTCTTTCACGGCATTTAAGGAATAAAATGGATGAACAAAAGTGA
- a CDS encoding heparinase II/III family protein: protein MNDLYISVKTSRAYYTDEKIRNAKNNIQKYNWAKVVCDKAVNAADTFLDYGVENIIMNTAPQDIPRSFAVNQEHGCPICGEKALIFGNYSWKTDYINYPWKIFCPSCQSEFPSNDFNSYYKSGFDENGVFRREKADSKYLVNVLYPDKPADWCVDDGYGWIDESGSGSKGENNHTFIAWYNHMMAWWPADSMSKFKNEGFLLPAIRNLKDSYLFTGDRKYAEAGIAILNRIAYFYPEMDSGKFKWEDGFKNFHGLSGKGKAIGCIWECNLLLELVRAYDAFFPEIDNEIAAKIGSYPYYYVGKKPETKSDIISNIENGILMEVFPNVKNFRISGNAGMHQNTLITTGVVLENDKLLDEYCSFMYHHIENRPDGPGELDRLFINDVDRDGAGNEASPHYNSLWEGGFSNVAEMLYGNEKYDLYRNIKFFKLFNNEANVIMLDNYTLSVGDASGAGNPGVFVNTDAHISFFEKTGSVQSAQLLYYKSDGESICKNIFKDCENIDLRIKNTVKKYGKYSSRSRCLSGYGLSSITSETAGGNKSLYMYYGRNNGHGHCDTLQIGIHAFGIDMMPEHGYPNYTGPDMERSRWTSNMISHNTAMIRKEPPKSEHELSGWHDTSAEHYQFVGLPHHYDSRHKVGIMDVEAPGVYPQSELFRRSTVNICIGENDMYVMDFFRIKGGKDHYYSFHGAEGDTAAENLNLTKQQSGTYAGENIKYKDPSYDIYYSDGFDYLYDVRRDTSPLVPFSLDYKITDSWKVWDRERNVHLKLTMLGTVGDAAVAYGQPPQNNQSNPDKFSYLIAHNGSHAENGMAESCFCALIEPFENNSAIKSVGLIPLLYEGNISAGICARVVRTELVSGRVDYLFSSIDDKIYSFKADGDVICFSGFLGLISFLNGRIVYSYFNDISFCTLNGKIIADGKCRRIRGRVISFTKELCDSNVITVDIENGEDIGYAELTGKFIDIENDKIRNAFYEIKSASRSTDGKWTLGIGDVTFIRGLSDIYHPEKGYIYDICENAGFTIPLSCESVYIS from the coding sequence ATGAATGATTTATATATAAGCGTCAAAACAAGCCGCGCATATTACACAGATGAAAAAATAAGAAACGCGAAAAATAACATTCAAAAATACAACTGGGCGAAAGTTGTTTGCGATAAAGCGGTCAATGCCGCTGACACATTTCTTGATTACGGAGTCGAAAATATAATCATGAATACCGCCCCGCAGGATATACCCAGGAGCTTTGCCGTAAATCAGGAACACGGATGCCCAATATGCGGTGAAAAAGCCTTGATATTTGGTAATTATTCATGGAAAACAGATTATATAAATTACCCGTGGAAAATTTTCTGCCCGTCGTGCCAAAGCGAATTTCCGTCAAACGATTTTAATTCATATTATAAAAGTGGTTTTGATGAAAACGGCGTTTTCAGACGTGAAAAAGCCGATAGTAAATATCTTGTAAATGTCCTTTACCCTGATAAACCCGCTGACTGGTGCGTCGACGACGGATATGGCTGGATCGACGAAAGCGGAAGCGGCAGTAAGGGAGAAAACAACCATACCTTCATAGCGTGGTATAATCATATGATGGCCTGGTGGCCGGCGGACAGCATGTCAAAGTTTAAAAACGAAGGATTTCTGCTGCCTGCCATCCGGAATTTAAAAGACTCATATCTTTTTACAGGCGACAGGAAATATGCGGAGGCAGGAATAGCGATATTGAACCGGATCGCATATTTTTATCCCGAAATGGACTCCGGCAAATTCAAATGGGAAGACGGATTTAAAAATTTTCACGGGTTGAGCGGGAAAGGCAAAGCCATCGGATGTATATGGGAATGCAACCTATTGTTAGAGCTTGTCCGCGCATATGATGCTTTTTTCCCGGAAATAGACAATGAAATTGCCGCAAAGATCGGCTCGTATCCATATTATTATGTCGGGAAAAAGCCGGAAACAAAAAGCGATATAATATCGAATATTGAAAATGGGATACTTATGGAAGTGTTCCCGAATGTGAAAAACTTCAGGATCAGCGGAAATGCTGGAATGCATCAGAACACTCTTATAACTACCGGCGTTGTTCTTGAAAATGACAAGCTTCTTGACGAATACTGTTCTTTCATGTATCATCATATCGAAAACCGTCCGGACGGTCCGGGCGAGCTCGACAGACTTTTTATTAACGATGTCGACCGCGACGGAGCCGGAAACGAAGCCTCGCCTCACTATAATTCGCTGTGGGAAGGCGGATTTTCCAATGTCGCAGAAATGCTTTACGGAAACGAAAAGTATGACCTGTACCGTAATATAAAGTTTTTTAAGCTGTTCAACAATGAAGCAAACGTCATAATGCTTGATAATTACACCCTTTCCGTCGGCGACGCTTCCGGAGCCGGAAATCCGGGCGTTTTTGTGAATACCGACGCACATATCTCTTTTTTTGAAAAGACCGGAAGCGTTCAAAGCGCGCAGCTTTTATATTATAAGTCCGACGGAGAAAGCATTTGCAAAAACATATTTAAGGACTGTGAAAATATCGATCTTAGGATAAAAAATACAGTAAAAAAATATGGCAAATACAGCTCCCGAAGCAGATGTCTTTCAGGATACGGACTGTCGAGTATAACCTCCGAAACTGCCGGCGGAAATAAGAGTCTATATATGTATTACGGCAGAAACAACGGCCATGGTCACTGTGACACGCTTCAAATAGGTATTCACGCTTTCGGTATCGATATGATGCCGGAGCACGGCTATCCCAATTATACCGGCCCGGATATGGAGCGGTCGCGCTGGACATCAAACATGATATCTCACAATACGGCGATGATCCGCAAAGAACCCCCGAAAAGCGAACATGAGCTGAGCGGCTGGCACGATACGAGCGCGGAGCATTATCAGTTTGTCGGTCTGCCGCATCATTACGATTCAAGGCATAAAGTCGGCATAATGGATGTCGAAGCTCCCGGAGTATATCCTCAGTCAGAGCTTTTCCGCAGAAGCACCGTAAATATATGCATCGGCGAAAACGATATGTATGTCATGGATTTTTTCAGAATTAAAGGTGGAAAGGATCATTATTACAGCTTTCACGGAGCGGAGGGAGACACCGCAGCCGAGAACCTTAACCTTACCAAGCAGCAATCGGGAACTTATGCGGGAGAGAATATCAAATATAAAGATCCTTCTTACGATATATATTATTCCGACGGATTTGATTATCTGTATGATGTCCGGCGCGATACTTCCCCCTTGGTTCCGTTCAGTCTTGATTATAAAATCACAGACTCCTGGAAGGTCTGGGACAGGGAAAGAAACGTACATCTGAAGCTTACGATGCTTGGCACAGTCGGAGACGCCGCCGTCGCATACGGACAGCCTCCTCAGAATAATCAGTCAAATCCGGATAAATTTTCTTATCTCATCGCTCACAACGGCAGCCACGCGGAAAACGGCATGGCGGAAAGTTGTTTCTGCGCGCTGATCGAACCCTTTGAAAATAATAGCGCAATAAAAAGTGTGGGTCTCATTCCACTTTTATATGAAGGCAATATATCGGCAGGTATCTGCGCGCGCGTAGTTAGAACAGAGCTTGTTTCCGGCAGAGTAGATTATTTATTCAGCAGTATTGACGATAAAATATACAGCTTTAAAGCTGACGGAGACGTGATCTGCTTCAGCGGTTTTCTAGGATTGATTTCATTTTTAAACGGCAGGATCGTTTACAGCTATTTTAACGATATCAGCTTCTGTACATTGAACGGCAAGATCATCGCGGATGGAAAATGCCGCCGGATCAGAGGAAGGGTCATCAGCTTTACAAAAGAGCTTTGTGACAGCAACGTTATTACAGTGGATATTGAGAACGGCGAGGATATCGGTTATGCCGAGCTCACCGGAAAATTTATTGACATTGAAAACGATAAGATCAGAAATGCTTTTTATGAAATAAAAAGCGCATCACGATCGACAGACGGAAAATGGACTCTTGGCATTGGAGATGTCACGTTCATAAGAGGACTGAGCGATATATACCACCCGGAAAAAGGATATATT